The Gammaproteobacteria bacterium genomic sequence ATTTTCAATTGTTCGACCTCGCGCCCGGCTTTTCAATAGACCGGGACGCGGTCGAGAGGAAATACCGCAAACTCCAGGCGCTGCTGCATCCGGACCGCCATGCGGCGTCCGGCGGGCAGCAGCAGCGCATCGCCCTGCGCCAGTCGGCGCTGGTCAACGAGGCCTACGGCGTGCTGATGGACGACTGCGCGCGCGCCGGCCACCTGCTGCAACTGCAAGGCATTGAATTGAACGACGAGACCGACACCACCGGCGACGCCGGTTTTCTGGCCGAGCAGATGGAATTCCGCGAGCGCCTGCAGGAACTGGACGGGCATGACGACCCGCGCGAGGCCGAGGCCGAGGCCGCGCAACTGTCGGCGCAGGTGGCGGCGAGCGCCGCGCAGGTGCGCGACGGTTTCAGCAACGCCTGGCAAAGCGGCGATTTCGGGGCCGCGCGGGAATACCTTCTGAAGATGAAATTCATCGGCAAACTGACCGCCGGAATCAGCGACGCCGTCGCCGGATTGCGGGCGGAGAACTGACTTGGCCCTGTTGCAAATCACCGAGCCGGGGCGGCCAACCGCGCGCGAACGCCGCTGCGCGGTCGGCATTGACCTTGGCACGACCAACTCGCTGGCGGCGACGGTGCGCGGCGGACTGCCGCAAACGCTGTCCGGCGCGGTGCCGTCGCTGGTGCACTACCGCGCAGGCGCCGCGCCGCTGGTCGGCGACGCCGCGCGCGGCGCGTCGCTTGAAGACCCGGCCAACACGGTGGTTTCGGTCAAGCGCCTGATGGGGCGCGGCGCCGCCGACCTCGGCCACCTGCCGGACTGGTTCGGTTACCGGCTGAACTGCGACAACCCCGGCGTGCCGCGGCTGCAAACGGCGGCGGGCGACAAGAGCGCGGTCGAGGTGTCGGCGGACATTCTGCGCGCGCTGAAACAGCGCGCCGAACAGGCGCTCGGCGCCGCGCCGGACGGCGCCGTCATCACGGTGCCCGCCTATTTTGACGACGCCCAGCGCCAGGCCACGAAAGACGCGGCGCGCCTCGCCGGGCTGGATGTGTACCGCCTGATCAACGAGCCGACCGCGGCGGCGGTCGCCTACGGCCTCGACCGCGGCGCCGACGAAGAGGTGATTGCGGTGTTTGATCTCGGCGGCGGCACTTTCGATGTGTCCGTGCTGCAACTCGACAAGGGCGTGCTGCGCGTGCTCGCGACCGGCGGCGACAGTTTGCTGGGCGGCGACGACTTCGACCGCGCGCTGGCCGACTGGTTTGCCGCGCAGGCGCCGGCGTCGGCGGCGTTTGCGCGCACGCCGCGCGCGCTGCGCCACCTGCTGGCCGAGGCGCGGCGCGCGAAGGAGGCGCTGAGCGCGGCGGATTCCGTCGAGTGCCGGTTGTCGCCGCCCGGCTGCGGCGAGTGGCGCGCGGACTTGTCGCGCGCGCAGTTCGAGCAACTGGCGGCGCCGCTGGTGGACAGGGCGGTGGCCGTGTGCCGCCGCGTGTTGCACGACGCCGGCGTGCAGCCGGCGCAGGTGCAGAACATCGTCATGGTCGGCGGCTCGACGCGGATGCCGCTGGTGCGCGCGCGCGTCGCGGAGTTTTTCGGACGCGAGTTGCTGACCGACATTGACCCCGACGAAGTGGTCGCGCTGGGCGCCGCGATTCAGGCCGACACGCTGGCCGGCAACCGCGCCGGCGGCGATGAAATGCTGTTGCTTGATGTCGTGCCGCTGTCGCTCGGCATCGAGACGATGGGCGGGCTGGCCGAGAAGATTATTCCGCGCAACAGCGTCATCCCGGCGGCGAAGGCGCAGGAGTTCACGACCGCGAAGGACGGCCAGACCGGGTTGTCGCTGCATGTCGTTCAGGGCGAGCGCCCGCTGGTGTCGGACTGCCGCTCGCTGGCGCGGTTTGAATTGAAGGGCATCGAGCCGCGCAAGGCCGGCGCGGCGCGAATTGAGGTGACCTTTCGCGTGGATGCCGACGGCCTGCTGTCGGTCGAGGCCGAAGAAGCGGCCTCCGGCGCGCGCACCGCGGTTGAGGTCAAGCCGTCTTACGGCCTTTCCGACGACGAGGTTGAGCGGATGATTCTCGATTCCGCCGCGCACGCAGGCAGCGACATGCAGTCGCGCAAGTTGCGCGAACAACAGGTTGAGGGGCGCCGGGTTGTCGAGGCGCTGATGGCGGCGCTCGCCGAAGACGGCGACGAGTTGCTCGACGCCGCCGGGCGCGCGCCGATTGTGGACGCCGGGCGCAAACTGGAAGACGAAATCGAGCGCGGCGACGCCGACTCGATACGCGCCGCCATCGAGCGCCTTGAGGCGTGCAGCGAGAGTTATGTCGCGCAGCGCATGAACCTCGGCATCCGCAAGGCGCTTGCGGGCCGCAGCGCCGGCGAGTTCGGGTGAGGGCCGCCGGTGGCGAAGATCACTTTCCTGCCGCACCCCGTCATCTGCCCGCAGGGCAAGACGGTCGAGGCCGGCGCCGGCGTCAGCATCTGCGACGCGGCGCTCGGCAACGGCATCGAGATTGAGCACGCCTGCGAGAAGTCGTGCGCCTGCACGACCTGCCATGTGTATGTGCGCGAGGGTTACGATTCGCTGGAGGAGCCGTCGGAGAACGAGGAGGACTACCTCGACAAGGCGTGGGGCCTGGACCCCGACTCCAGATTAAGTTGCCAGGCGAAAGTGGCGGATGAAGACCTGGTCGTCGAGATTCCGAAGTACACTATCAACCTGGTTTCCGAGGCTCACTGACAGGAGACAACCATGAGTTTGAAATGGACCGACAGTCTGGACATTGCGATTGCGCTCGACGCGGCGCATCCGGATGTGGACCCGCGCTACATCCGCTTCACCGATTTGCACGCCTGGGTTTGCGAACTGGAGGACTTTGACGACGACCCGCAGCGCTCCGGCGAGAAGATACTCGAGGCGATACAAATGGCGTGGATGGAGGAAAAGGAATGATGGAACGCACATTGTCCATCCTGAAACCGGACGCGGTTTCGAGGAACCTGATTGGCGAGATCAACTCGCGTTTTGAGCGCGCCGGCCTGCGCATCGTCGCGATGAAAATGCTGCACCTGACGCGCCGCCAGGCCGAGGGCTTTTACGCCGTTCACCGCGAGCGCCCGTTCTTCGGCGACCTTGTCTCGTTCATGGTGTCCGGCCCGGTCGTCGTGCAGGTGCTGGAGGGCGAGGACGCGATACTGCTGAACCGCCAACTGATGGGCGACACCGACCCGGCGGCGGCGGCGCCCGGCACCGTGCGCGCCGACTTCGCCTCGACGATAGACGAAAACGCCGTGCACGGCTCCGACTCGCCCGAAAACGCCGCCGCCGAAATCGCCTTCTTCTTTGAGGCCGACGAAATCTGCGAGCGCGTGCGATGACACGCGGAACGGGCGCAACGGGCCGCGCGGGCCGCAGGCCACCGCGCTTCGCCGGCGCCGCTGCGTTATACTGAACACGGAGGTAACACCATGGCCAAAGCACTCGATCTTGCGAAGGAAAACCTGCTCGAATCGTCGGGGCTGGATGAAAACAGCATCGGCGGCGTGCTGTCGTCGCTGATGGCGCCCGGCGTGGACGACGCCGAGTTGTATTTTCAGCACAGCCGCAGCGAGTCGTGGTCGCTGGAGGACGGCATCGTCAAGGAGGCCGGTTTCGGCGTCGCGCGCGGCGTCGGCGTGCGCGCGGTGTCGGGCGAGAAAACCGGCTTCGCCTATTCCGACGAGATTGTATTGCCGGCGCTGATGGACGCCGGCGCCGCCGCGCGCGCCATCGTCCAGTCCGGCGGCGACGGGCAGTTGCAGGCGTGGCGCCAGTCCGGGCGGCGCGACCTCTACCCGCAGGACAACCCGGCGGCGTCCATGGGCGCGCCGGAAAAAGTCGCGCTGCTGCGCTCGATGGACGAGGCCGCGCGCCGCGCCGACACGCGCGTCAAGCAGGTGATGGTGTCGCTCAGCGGCACCCATGACATTGTGCTGGTGGCCGCCGCCGACGGCACGCTGACGGCGGATGTGCGCCCGCTGGTGCGCCTCAACGCCGTCGTCGTCGCCGAGGACGGCGGCCTGAAGGAGCGCGGCGTGTCCGGCGCCGGCGGGCGCTACGATTACAACACGCTGCTTGAACGCCACGACCCGCGCGAACTGGTCGAGGAGGCGGTGCGCTACGCGCTGCTGAACCTGGAGGCGGTGCCGGCGCCCGCCGGCGAGATGGTCGTGGTGCTGGGGCCGGGCTGGCCCGGCGTGTTGCTGCACGAGGCCATCGGCCACGGCCTGGAGGGCGACTTCTGCCGCAAGGGCACATCGGCTTTCAGCGACCGCATCGGCGAGCGCGTCGCCGCCGCCGAGGTGACCGTCGTGGACGACGGCACGCTGCCCGACCGCCGCGGCTCGCTCAACATGGACGACGAGGGCGTGCCGACGCAATGCACGACGCTGATAGAAAACGGCGTGCTGAAGGGCTACATGCAGGACAAACTGAACGCGCGCCTGATGGGCGCGGCGCCGACCGGCAACGGGCGCCGCCAGTCGTACGCGCACCTGCCGATGCCGCGCATGACCAACACCTACATGCTGCCGGGCCGCCACGACCCGGAGGAGATTATCCGCTCGGTTGACCGCGGCATTTACGCGGCCAATTTCGGCGGCGGCCAGGTGGACATCACATCGGGCAAGTTTGTGTTCTCGGCGTGCGAGGCGTACCGGATTGAGGCCGGCAAAATCGCGGCGCCGGTCAAGGGCGTGTCGCTGGTCGGCAACGGCCCCGATGTGCTGACGCGCGTGTCGCTGGTCGGCAACGATCTGAAACTCGACGACGGCATCGGCTCGTGCGGCAAGCACGGGCAGATGGTGCCGGTCGGCGTCGGCCAGCCGACGATGCGCGTGGACGGCCTGACGGTCGGGGGCACCGGCTCTTGAAGACGCAGGATTTTGACATCGCGGCGGCGCGCGAGCAGGCGCTGTCGCTGGTGGCGCGGGTGCTGGACGAGGCGGCGCGCCGCAAGGCCGACGCCGCCGAGGTTTCGGTCGGGCGCAGTTACGGGTTTTCGGCGACGGTGCGCATGGGCGAGGTTGAGACGCTGGAGCACGAGAACGACCAGGACTTTGTGCTGACGGTGTATTTCGGCAAGCGCAAGGCCACGGTGTCTTCGTCCGACTTGCGCGCCGCGTCGGTTTCGGACATGGTCGCCGCCGCCTGCGCGATTGCCGGCGAGGTCAGCGAGGACGAGTGCGCCGGCCTGTGCAACCCGGATGATCTGGCGGCGGCGGTCGCCGACCTGGACCTGGACCGCCCGTGGTCTCTCGACATCGGCGCCGCGGTTGAACTGGCGACCGAATGCGAGGACAGCGCGCGCGCCGCGCCTGAAATCGTCAATTCGGAGGGCGCCTCGGTGCACACCGTGCGCGCGCTGCACTGCTACGGCAACAGCCACGGTTTCAGCGGCGGTTGGTCCGGCACCCGCCACGGCATCAGTTGCCTGGTGGTGGCCGGCGACGATGGCGGCATGCAGCGCGACGGCTGGTACAGCGTCAACCGCTATTCGCGGCGGCTGGAAACGCCGGCGCAGGTCGGCGCGCGCGCCGCCGAACGCGCGGTGCGGCGGCTGGGCGCGCGCAAGATCGCCAGTTGCAAGGCGCCGGTGCTGTTTGTGCCGGAGATGGCGCGCACGCTGTTCGGGTGTTTTATCAGCGCGGTCAGCGGCCCGGCGCTCTACCGCAAGACGACCTTCTTGCAGGACACGCTTGGGCGGCGCGTTTTTCCGGAGTGGCTTTGCATGGACGAGGAGCCGCTGATTCGGGGCGGGCTGCACAGCGCGCCGTTTGACCTGGACGGCGTCGGCACGCGCACGCACGCCATCGTGCGCGACGGCGTGCTCGACAGTTATGTGCTTGACAGTTATTCCGCCCGCCGCCTCGGCCTGCACACGACGGGCAACGCCGGCGGCGTCAGAAACCTCGCGGTCAGGAGCAACGCCGGCGGTTTTAACGACCTGGTCGCGGAGATGGGCACCGGGCTGGTCGTGACCGAGTTGATTGGTTCCGGCATCAACCCGGTGACCGGCGACTACTCGCAGGGCGCCGCCGGTTTCTGGGTTGAGAACGGCGCGCTTGCGTACCCGGTCGAGGAGATTACCGTGGCCGGCAACCTGAAGGACATGTTCGCGTCGGTCGCGCGCGCCGGCGACGATGTGGACGAGCGCTCGAGCATCCGCTGCGGTTCGCTGCTGCTGCCGGAAATGACGGTGGCCGGAAAATAGCAAACAATGGGGGTGGCATGATTGTTGTGTTGTCGCCGGCGAAGCGGCTTGATTTTGACGCGGGCGGCGTTCGCAAACACACCCAGCCGGCGTTTCTGGACGACGCGCAGAAACTGGCCGGGCGTCTGAAGAAACTGTCGGCGCCGGACTTGCGGAAGTTGATGAATGTCAGCGACAAGATCGCCGAACTGAATGTCGAGCGCTACCGCAAGTGGAAGAAGCCGTTTACGCCGGACAACGCCAAACAGGCGGTGCTTGCGTTTCGCGGCGATGTTTATCAGGGGCTGGACGCCGATTCTTTCAGCGCCGCCGACCTGGACTTCGCGCAGCGCCATGTGCGCGTGCTGTCGGGGCTGTACGGCGTGCTCAGGCCGCTTGATTTGATTCAGCCGTACCGCCTTGAAATGGGGACGCGCTTCGCCGCCGGCAACGGCGCCGGCGACCTGTATGCGTTCTGGGGCGGCAAGATCACGCGCAATCTGAACGCGGAACTGGCGAAGGCCGGCGGCGGGCGCGGCGAGGCGGTGCTTGTCAACCTGGCTTCAAAGGAGTATTTCAGCGCGGTTCGTGCCGACGAACTGAAGGCGCGGGTGGTGACGCCGGTTTTCAGGGAGAAGAAGAACGGCGGTTACAAGGTGGTCAGTTTCACCGCGAAGCGTTCGCGCGGCATGATGACTTCGTGGATTGTCAGAAACCGCGTCACCGATGTCGCCAAAATCAAGCGGTTCCGGGAAGGCGGATACGCTTACAACGCCGGGATGTCCGATGCGGCGGACTGGGTGTTCACGCGGGACTGAACCCGCCTGACGGCGGCGCGCGACGGCGTCCGGCCCGGTGGCGATGACCCAATGCCTGCTGGTGTGGCGGCTGGCCACATTCCGCGCCGCGCCGCAGGATTTTCCCGTCTCCCCGGCGCTGCTGACGGCCTTCTGCTTTTTGATGGCGGTCAGCGGCGTTGTCTCCGCCAAACTCGCCAATGTTCCGGAGCGGATGTGGA encodes the following:
- the pmbA gene encoding metalloprotease PmbA, encoding MKTQDFDIAAAREQALSLVARVLDEAARRKADAAEVSVGRSYGFSATVRMGEVETLEHENDQDFVLTVYFGKRKATVSSSDLRAASVSDMVAAACAIAGEVSEDECAGLCNPDDLAAAVADLDLDRPWSLDIGAAVELATECEDSARAAPEIVNSEGASVHTVRALHCYGNSHGFSGGWSGTRHGISCLVVAGDDGGMQRDGWYSVNRYSRRLETPAQVGARAAERAVRRLGARKIASCKAPVLFVPEMARTLFGCFISAVSGPALYRKTTFLQDTLGRRVFPEWLCMDEEPLIRGGLHSAPFDLDGVGTRTHAIVRDGVLDSYVLDSYSARRLGLHTTGNAGGVRNLAVRSNAGGFNDLVAEMGTGLVVTELIGSGINPVTGDYSQGAAGFWVENGALAYPVEEITVAGNLKDMFASVARAGDDVDERSSIRCGSLLLPEMTVAGK
- the yaaA gene encoding peroxide stress protein YaaA, encoding MIVVLSPAKRLDFDAGGVRKHTQPAFLDDAQKLAGRLKKLSAPDLRKLMNVSDKIAELNVERYRKWKKPFTPDNAKQAVLAFRGDVYQGLDADSFSAADLDFAQRHVRVLSGLYGVLRPLDLIQPYRLEMGTRFAAGNGAGDLYAFWGGKITRNLNAELAKAGGGRGEAVLVNLASKEYFSAVRADELKARVVTPVFREKKNGGYKVVSFTAKRSRGMMTSWIVRNRVTDVAKIKRFREGGYAYNAGMSDAADWVFTRD
- the fdx gene encoding ISC system 2Fe-2S type ferredoxin, with the translated sequence MAKITFLPHPVICPQGKTVEAGAGVSICDAALGNGIEIEHACEKSCACTTCHVYVREGYDSLEEPSENEEDYLDKAWGLDPDSRLSCQAKVADEDLVVEIPKYTINLVSEAH
- the hscB gene encoding Fe-S protein assembly co-chaperone HscB produces the protein MPAREQQNYFQLFDLAPGFSIDRDAVERKYRKLQALLHPDRHAASGGQQQRIALRQSALVNEAYGVLMDDCARAGHLLQLQGIELNDETDTTGDAGFLAEQMEFRERLQELDGHDDPREAEAEAAQLSAQVAASAAQVRDGFSNAWQSGDFGAAREYLLKMKFIGKLTAGISDAVAGLRAEN
- the tldD gene encoding metalloprotease TldD, whose translation is MAKALDLAKENLLESSGLDENSIGGVLSSLMAPGVDDAELYFQHSRSESWSLEDGIVKEAGFGVARGVGVRAVSGEKTGFAYSDEIVLPALMDAGAAARAIVQSGGDGQLQAWRQSGRRDLYPQDNPAASMGAPEKVALLRSMDEAARRADTRVKQVMVSLSGTHDIVLVAAADGTLTADVRPLVRLNAVVVAEDGGLKERGVSGAGGRYDYNTLLERHDPRELVEEAVRYALLNLEAVPAPAGEMVVVLGPGWPGVLLHEAIGHGLEGDFCRKGTSAFSDRIGERVAAAEVTVVDDGTLPDRRGSLNMDDEGVPTQCTTLIENGVLKGYMQDKLNARLMGAAPTGNGRRQSYAHLPMPRMTNTYMLPGRHDPEEIIRSVDRGIYAANFGGGQVDITSGKFVFSACEAYRIEAGKIAAPVKGVSLVGNGPDVLTRVSLVGNDLKLDDGIGSCGKHGQMVPVGVGQPTMRVDGLTVGGTGS
- the iscX gene encoding Fe-S cluster assembly protein IscX, with the translated sequence MSLKWTDSLDIAIALDAAHPDVDPRYIRFTDLHAWVCELEDFDDDPQRSGEKILEAIQMAWMEEKE
- the ndk gene encoding nucleoside-diphosphate kinase, producing the protein MMERTLSILKPDAVSRNLIGEINSRFERAGLRIVAMKMLHLTRRQAEGFYAVHRERPFFGDLVSFMVSGPVVVQVLEGEDAILLNRQLMGDTDPAAAAPGTVRADFASTIDENAVHGSDSPENAAAEIAFFFEADEICERVR
- the hscA gene encoding Fe-S protein assembly chaperone HscA; translated protein: MALLQITEPGRPTARERRCAVGIDLGTTNSLAATVRGGLPQTLSGAVPSLVHYRAGAAPLVGDAARGASLEDPANTVVSVKRLMGRGAADLGHLPDWFGYRLNCDNPGVPRLQTAAGDKSAVEVSADILRALKQRAEQALGAAPDGAVITVPAYFDDAQRQATKDAARLAGLDVYRLINEPTAAAVAYGLDRGADEEVIAVFDLGGGTFDVSVLQLDKGVLRVLATGGDSLLGGDDFDRALADWFAAQAPASAAFARTPRALRHLLAEARRAKEALSAADSVECRLSPPGCGEWRADLSRAQFEQLAAPLVDRAVAVCRRVLHDAGVQPAQVQNIVMVGGSTRMPLVRARVAEFFGRELLTDIDPDEVVALGAAIQADTLAGNRAGGDEMLLLDVVPLSLGIETMGGLAEKIIPRNSVIPAAKAQEFTTAKDGQTGLSLHVVQGERPLVSDCRSLARFELKGIEPRKAGAARIEVTFRVDADGLLSVEAEEAASGARTAVEVKPSYGLSDDEVERMILDSAAHAGSDMQSRKLREQQVEGRRVVEALMAALAEDGDELLDAAGRAPIVDAGRKLEDEIERGDADSIRAAIERLEACSESYVAQRMNLGIRKALAGRSAGEFG